The genomic interval CCTGCAAGGACAAGCGTGAGGCCCTGTGTGGTCACTGTCTTTGCAATAACAGGATTCTGCCTGTCCAGTGAgttggcagcagctgctgctcagggcagcCTCTGATCTGGGCTCTCTGGTGAGAGGAAATGATTCCTTTGCCCCAAATCTcatccctggggaggtgggggtGTTCCTTTGGCCCAGGGGGTGCCTTGGGGTGTCAGAGGAAGAGCACAGGCATACTCCAGCCACTGCAACACGGATGTTACCTGCTCCTTGCTTCCTAGCCAGGGGTGAGAATGGGAACAGGCACCAAACATCACCACAGCAGTCCCTGGCAGCTGCCGTGCTGTACTGCTGCTGACTGATGAACTGCAGTGCACCCGGCCCCCCTGGCAGGGCAGGGATTTTTCTGGGCACTTATCTCTGCAGCATCTCCCTGCTAATTTGGCAGGCCCTACTCCAGCAGCTTTCTCACACTTTCAGTGGTACCAGTGCCTGGAAGCTCCAGGCAGAGCTCAGCTCCCACCAACACTTGATCTTCTGCCACCTGCATGGTCTGGTgaggctggggacaggcagctgATGTGTTCCAAATTCCCTGGGGACAGACCCCATGAGGCTTGGGAGAAGCCACTGGCATCCTCACGCCACAGGGATGGACCTCACACAGAGGTGGGCAGGgaagccctgggcagcctcccTGCTCTCCCAGGAGGACAGAAACGTGAATTCTGGCAGGGACACACAGCCCGTTATTTCCCTGGGGCCTACATCCCACGGAGGATCGTGTTGCCTGCTGGCATCACTTCCATTCCCCTGTCCCATAGCTCCATCTTCTCTGACCGCTGCAGCTTAAAAATAGAACAGAAAAGGCCACAGAGCTCCTTTGGGTTTGTCCTTGGCAGCAGGGTTTGGCCCCAGACCTGCTGCAGGGAACCTCCATGTGCCCGTCCCTCCCAAGCTGGAGGGACCCCCCATGGCTGACACGACCGGGATGGCAACTCTGGGGTTGAGAGGGCTGGAAACCCCCTGCCAGGGCTCTGAcggcaggggctggctgggcagGCGTGGGGCTGCTCAGGGGGAACAGGGTGGGTGGACATGCCAAAGTGGGGACAGGGAAACAGCATGGGAATGGGGTGGATGGGTGGGAaaggggctgctgggggggcacagggcagctgggtgggcatgGGGTAGCCGGACGGGCATGGGGCAGCATACACCGACCCTGCGAGAAGTGGACAGGAGCCAGGGAAGCCCAGCGACCCGAGAAGCCCCGCCACAGCCCCGGTGCGTTCCACCTCCCGGGTCTGCACCGAGCAGAACTTCCTAGAAGCCCCGGGGCAGCTCGGTGGGGAAACGGCCGTTGCCGGTGCGGGGAGCTGGAGGCGGGGCCTCCGTGGCGCCCGGAGGCACTGGCTGCGTCCCCGCGGCCGCCGGGGCCGGGCACCTGCTCCCGCCCCGCGGCgaggccggggcgggcgggggcggggcggggcggcggcggtgAAATAgggcggcggagcggggcgcGCTCCCATGGCCCGGCGGCAGCGGCACGGCGGGGCCGGTggcccggcggcggggcggcaTGCCGGGGGCGGCCGGGCGGTAGAGGCGGCGCTGAGTGAAAGCCgaagcggcgggagcggcgatGCTGCTGGTCGGCGCCTTCCTGCGGCTGCTGGTGGCCGGGGCGCTGGGGGCACCGCCCGCCCCGGTGAGAGCCGATGGGCGGGAGCGGGGTCGGAGCAGAGGCAGCACGGTCTCTCTGATGCCCCTGCCTGGGGTGGTGGTGGCCGCCGGGGCAGCTCGTCCCTGTACTTGGTGGGGGCACGGCGGGGGGTCCCCCCATGCCACCCGCACCAGCGCCCGCCTTTCCCTCCCTGCAGGCCCCGGAGGCGCGGGGGACCGCCAGCGCGGAGCCGCCCGGTGAGTTGGCAGCGGGCGGCCGCCGGTGCCGCGGCTGGGAGGGGGCGGCAGCCCAGGGAGAGCTGCGCGCAGGGGCGAGGGGACTCAATACCCCCCGGGGCCGTTATCCTCCCGGAGCCCCGCGGCGATGCCCGATGGGACAGTGGGGAGCTCTGCTGGGGCTCGGAGCAGCCTGTTCTACCCAGCCCACCCCGGGTGCTTGCGGCATCGGGCACCGCCGCGGGCCGGAGCGGAGCGCAGCCCTGCGCTGGGCTTGACGCTCCTCTGGTGTCGGGATGCTGGGTCCCGGGCAGGAACACTCCGCTTCGTCTCCCCTCTGCTCTCCGCGCTGGGAAACCCGAGGGCACGGTTGTCTGCTGCGCTGCGGGGCTGGGCTTCTGCGCCCTCCGAGGGAGGGCGGGCGAGACAGGGGAGCTCCGCCGCGGCGGGTTGCGGAGGGGAAGCGCGGTGCCtgagcaggaggaggcagaactGGAGGGCTGGTGGAGAAAGAGCCCAACAGAGTGGATGTGGTGACTGTATGAACCCCCACATCAGTGCGGTGATGGACTTAGGGGGCCACAAGGGGGTCCACTTCGTCCCTGTGCCCCCGTGATGGATGCAGGACCCCACTGCGGGTGCCGCACCTGCCCGGCAATGGGTCGGCTGAGCTCGACCTCTCGGGAGTGCCTTCTTATAGCCCCCCACCCTGGTCTATTGCAGTCTTGACCTTTCGGGAGATCTGGAATCGTAGTTTCTGCCGGcctctggagcagctggtggatgTCATTACTGAGTTCCCCAACGAGGTGGAGTACATTTTCAGACCCTCCTGTGTCTCCCTGCAGCGCTgtgggggctgctgtggggatgAGGGTCTCCGCTGTGTCCCCGTGGAGACAAGCACGGTCACCATGCAGGTAAGCAGTGCCgctgtggggctgtggctgCGCCAAGGAGGTGTTGGGCTCCTTGCCAAGTGCCAGGAGGGTGAACTTACAGCTTCACATCCTCCAGGCATCATAGCAGCATGGATAACAGGGGAAGGGGCTTGCTCACAACTGCTCAAATGCATGCCAAACCGGGAGGGTCCCTTTGCTTGCTCTTTGGGCTTGTCACTGAAGCCAGGTGACACCTCTGATAATACTGGCGTTGCTCCCTGCTTCTCCACCCTCTCCTTCCTGTGCAGTCCATCTTGCTGACTGCCATTGCCTTTCCAGACCTTCCCTGTCCTGCAATGGGGCAAGGGGTGTCCCACTTGCTCATGACTCTGCCTGTCGGGGCAAAGCAGGCGCTACCCCTGAATTGCAGAGAGAAGCGAGGCTCTGGTGTGCTAGGAGGTGGCTGCAGTGGTGCTGCCCGTGAATGTGTGCTGGGGGCATGGTGGGCATAAAGGGCTGTGTCAGCTGCGTTTCCAGCCTACACTGAGGGAGCTCTGCGAAGTGGGGTGGGAGATTCCAGGGTGTGAACAAGCTGCCGGTTGGCTCTTCCCCGTGTGCTAGTCAGCCATTGTCCTCACACCATAGCCCTTGCACTGTGCTGCCAGAGatcaactgctgctgctgcagggagtaGGAAAACTCTGCTTTGCTGTGGGTGACAGACTAGAGGGTACCTATAATCAATCACCAACGATTTTGGTCCTTTGGGGATTGAAAGCATGCTGGAAGGCAGGGTGAGAGTCTGCACAAAGTCTTAACTGAGGTGGAGCGAGAGCCTGATGTGAATGGGAGGCATGTCCCCAAATACGGGTCTCCCTCCACGGGAGAATCCCGCTGCCGTATGTGGGGTGGCAATACCAGGCACTTCTGTGGGGGCTAGTTTGGATCACAATAATTATGAACATACCCCATGAAGCGTCTGAATATCCAACTCAGACTCTGGGCTGTGGACTGACACATGACAGGgcaaatcctgcagcccaggctggggagGCACTGAGGTGCTGACTCCAGGCTCAGTGCTGTGGGAATAGGGGCCAGGAGGAGACAGCAGCAACTGGAAAGGCCTGGAAAACATGACTAGGGGGATATTTCCAACAGAGGACAGAGATACACAAAGTGGTCAAATATGTGAAAGCTGTCCACAaaggcagagacagaaaaatctcCTCTAAGGCTGGGGAATCCCAAGACCATGGGATTTAAGCTACAGCCCTGAAGACACAGGGTGGCACTAGCAGAGCCTCCCAAGCTGCCAGGACAGCTGGGCCTGGCCGGTGCTGCCTGCATGTGGAGGTGAAGGTTCCAAGGAACAGGTTATGCACACGTCTGCCCGAGCAGCTGGGGTGGCAGGGCAGTGCCGCGGGAGCCCTTCAGCCCCCTCTGGCCGGGAAGTAACCTTTGCTCCTCTTTCAGCTCCTGAAGATAAAGCCAAACGGGGAGGCACCCTATGTGGAGATGGTGTTCACTGAGCACAAGCAGTGTGAGTGCAGGTAGGGACCCCTGTGCTTGTTTTGTACCCGTCTGCCCCTCCAGCAAGAGCAACCCTGTCAGCTCGCACTGCATGTGGGACAAAGATGCCCTGGGGGaaccctggctgtgctgggaccCCACCAGACTGTCTCTTCATGGGGGTCTGCTGGTGCTTCCCTTGCTCAGCAGCAGGCTGCACCATGCCCTTGCAGCCTACTCCCCACAGCAACAGGGGTGCACAGTGTTGTGTGGTCAGGTACCTTGTGCTCTCTGCAGGGTggagctgctgcggctctttgAGCGGGGATGTCTGTACCCCCATCCCTGTAGCTGCCTTGGCACACCAGCATAGTGGCCCCAAGGTCAGTGTTTCATCTGGGGCAGCATGCAGCCTGGAACTCCATGGCTTGGCATACCTGGCCGGAGAGACAGCCGAAGGGCTGGACCTTGAGCCTCTGTTCCAGGGAGGCTGCCCCATCCAGGGCTGGGCACTGGGGCTTTATGCCCAAGCTGACAAATGGAAGCTTGAAATGCACAGTGCCAGGTTGGCATAGATATGTAGTGCTGACCCAGGATGGATACACAGCAGCAACCTGCCACAGACTCCTGGCACTAAGTTAATCCCTTGGGATGCTCACTGCCCCCAGAAGCAGTGTGAGCTTGGGCAGGACAGGGTCTCTGCCTGGGGGCTGCGGAGCTGTGGGAACAGGGAGCGGCTTTAGTGCTGTCCACAGCTGGTCCCCACTGCAGAGCCTCTCCAGCACTGCCTGCATGAGTGTTCACTCTCCATCGTGACCCAAGGGCAATTTAGTATTGTGAAAACTCTGGAATGAGTGTCCTGCTGGGCAGCTGTTAGATGTGATCCTTgcctggaagaagaaagaacttgaGGATCCCCGGGTTGGTATTCCCCTCCAGTTGTAAGAGcggctgtgctggagcagacCCAAGACCCATCCAGCTCTGAGCCCCCTCTGCAGCATCTGTCAGTGGATGCAGAAGAGGGAGTGGGAAGAAGCACATGTgttatttccttccctgcttcCAGCTATTTTCCGTGCAGGGAATTTCCTGAGCCTGTTATGGTTTCCCTACCTAGGGTAACTCCCAGGGGATCTCCTGTGAGCACTTGTGCAGGCTGCCTTTGAATATATGTAAACttcttgctgctgcagcacctttTGGCTTTACCTTGCTGCTCTTTGAAGTTTAGCATAGGCATGGTGGATGTCCTGGCCTTGGCCACTATAGGGGATGCCTAAGCCAAGTATGTCTTGGCTGTTGTATGAGAACCACTACTGAGACTTTTGAGCAAATCCCATGTTACTCGGGACGTTGCATCCTGTTTAACCAGCTGGGCTATGCATGCTGTCACTGAGAGCAGCTGAAACTGGACCTGTGCTTCCTGGCCTTGTGGGCAAAATGTCACATCCCCAGAGGAGTCACTGAAGCCAACCATTCCCTTCCCCTTTGCTGtctctgccttctccctgcCTACCACAGTCAGCTCCTGGGTGACGAATTGACAATGATGTGCCGAGAAGTCATATTGGGTCTGTTTTAAGCATGAATTAAGCATGAACAGGTAGATTGTGCTGCACACTGGGGCATCTCAATAAACCACCTCCAGTGGCACAGCAGGCAGCACTGCCCAAGTAGCCACTTCACTCTGTCCTTTTCCCACCCCACAGGCCCCGGCAGGACCTGATGAGGTTGGGAAGGTAAGCACCATCAGGGGCAGCGTTACTGTCTGGGGTTGTGGGTCTCATCTCCCACACATCAGCCTCTCTTGTGGTACTTTCCTTTTGAAGGAGGAGGTCCAAGGGCCGAGGTAAGAGAAAACAAGACAAGAAGAGACGTAAAGACTGTGAACTGTAAGTGAACAGGGGCAGGTATGAGTGGTGTCTTCTGGGTTAGTTTCTTTGGGATGAGCAGCTTTGTTAAGCCTTTGGGTCCTTGCTGAGCAGTGAGGGGTTTGTGCAGAGCAGACACAGGAGAAAACAGGACAGAGAAGAAAGTGGGTGGCTATGGGGGAAAAGGAGCCTTTTACTAAAGGCTCAATAAGTGCTTGGTAATCTCCAGGCTCAGTTGCTCAAGCTGGCCAGTCCCACCCAGGTGGGGATGGATGGGCTGGGTGATGTGATGATGTGTAGCTCTATTGCCATCACAGACCACGCTGGCTTTCCTGGATCCATGAACTTCCAGTTTCAGCCTCATCTTGCTGCCAACTGTGTCCTTCCTGCAGTCCTTGACTGGTGGTTGTTTGGGTTACTCTACCCTTTCCCTCACATTTAGCTGACTCTCACACTGCTTGCTGTAACAGCATGGGCTGGACTGTTGCTGCAGACACTTTAGGTACAAAGCCTGTGGCTGGCACTTTCTTTGTGCATATTTCCATTTTGTCAGTAGCTTGTTGCTCAGGGCTCagccagcacctgcagcaccATCACCCTTTTTCCTCCCCATGAAGAGGCTGCCAGCTTGTTGCCAGAGAGGCTGAGCACAGGGAGGGGGGGACCTGGGGCAGAGCTGTGAGCCTGCGGGTCCTGCTGTCTCCCCCAATGCTGGCAGCACTCACCCCGGCTGTGCTCTCTTTGCAGATGTGGCACACCACGCAGGTAGCCTCCGCTCTGCCCCTGGCCTCACTCCTGCTGCCTGGGTTTGAGCCAGCTGCTTCCCCAAGCATGGGGGACCTGCGGAGCTGTGCCCCTTCAAGCAGGGTCAGGGAGCAGGACTCTGGCAGGAATGAGACGACTGGACTCTTGCTTGGGCCTGATGGCAACACAGCCTGGAACCAAGGACTCACTTGCCCCATCTGCACCATTGGCAGCAGGACAAAAGGACCCATGATGAGGCCTGGGGCTGAAGATGGGGAGATCAAGCAGCATATTAGTGTTCCA from Columba livia isolate bColLiv1 breed racing homer chromosome 5, bColLiv1.pat.W.v2, whole genome shotgun sequence carries:
- the PGF gene encoding placenta growth factor isoform X2; translated protein: MLVSWCTQLKSHCLAGYASYRGQGNVRGTCVHPWAAGRRFTCWATAAGTLSCCGHRQLPAAQDTLLPFTSQAPEARGTASAEPPVLTFREIWNRSFCRPLEQLVDVITEFPNEVEYIFRPSCVSLQRCGGCCGDEGLRCVPVETSTVTMQLLKIKPNGEAPYVEMVFTEHKQCECRPRQDLMRLGRRRSKGRGKRKQDKKRRKDCELCGTPRR
- the PGF gene encoding placenta growth factor isoform X1; this translates as MLVSWCTQLKSHCLAGYASYRGQGNVRGTCVHPWAAGRRFTCWATAAGTLSCCGHRQLPAAQDTLLPFTSQAPEARGTASAEPPVLTFREIWNRSFCRPLEQLVDVITEFPNEVEYIFRPSCVSLQRCGGCCGDEGLRCVPVETSTVTMQMWHTTQVASALPLASLLLPGFEPAASPSMGDLRSCAPSSRVREQDSGRNETTGLLLGPDGNTAWNQGLTCPICTIGSRTKGPMMRPGAEDGEIKQHISVPGYPGGNEERSWWMCC
- the PGF gene encoding placenta growth factor isoform X5; the encoded protein is MARRQRHGGAGGPAAGRHAGGGRAVEAALSESRSGGSGDAAGRRLPAAAGGRGAGGTARPVLTFREIWNRSFCRPLEQLVDVITEFPNEVEYIFRPSCVSLQRCGGCCGDEGLRCVPVETSTVTMQMWHTTQVASALPLASLLLPGFEPAASPSMGDLRSCAPSSRVREQDSGRNETTGLLLGPDGNTAWNQGLTCPICTIGSRTKGPMMRPGAEDGEIKQHISVPGYPGGNEERSWWMCC
- the PGF gene encoding placenta growth factor isoform X3 translates to MQLSGELRQTLGSSCSEEDGKGGSSESGSEGRAGSVGQVGKAAGGHMLVSWCTQLKSHCLAGYASYRGQGNVRGTCVHPWAAGRRFTCWATAAGTLSCCGHRQLPAAQDTLLPFTSQAPEARGTASAEPPVLTFREIWNRSFCRPLEQLVDVITEFPNEVEYIFRPSCVSLQRCGGCCGDEGLRCVPVETSTVTMQLLKIKPNGEAPYVEMVFTEHKQCECRPRQDLMRLGRRRSKGRDVAHHAGSLRSAPGLTPAAWV
- the PGF gene encoding placenta growth factor isoform X4 gives rise to the protein MGQHTPTLREVDRSQGSPATREAPPQPRPRRRGGPPARSRPRCGGCCGDEGLRCVPVETSTVTMQMWHTTQVASALPLASLLLPGFEPAASPSMGDLRSCAPSSRVREQDSGRNETTGLLLGPDGNTAWNQGLTCPICTIGSRTKGPMMRPGAEDGEIKQHISVPGYPGGNEERSWWMCC
- the PGF gene encoding placenta growth factor isoform X6, with amino-acid sequence MLLVGAFLRLLVAGALGAPPAPAPEARGTASAEPPVLTFREIWNRSFCRPLEQLVDVITEFPNEVEYIFRPSCVSLQRCGGCCGDEGLRCVPVETSTVTMQMWHTTQVASALPLASLLLPGFEPAASPSMGDLRSCAPSSRVREQDSGRNETTGLLLGPDGNTAWNQGLTCPICTIGSRTKGPMMRPGAEDGEIKQHISVPGYPGGNEERSWWMCC
- the PGF gene encoding placenta growth factor isoform X7, producing MLLVGAFLRLLVAGALGAPPAPAPEARGTASAEPPVLTFREIWNRSFCRPLEQLVDVITEFPNEVEYIFRPSCVSLQRCGGCCGDEGLRCVPVETSTVTMQLLKIKPNGEAPYVEMVFTEHKQCECRPRQDLMRLGRRRSKGRGKRKQDKKRRKDCELCGTPRR